A portion of the Acidobacteriaceae bacterium genome contains these proteins:
- a CDS encoding helix-hairpin-helix domain-containing protein, which translates to MKTLRTLLSLAALSCTLMASHPLVAAQPSAPFAAAPMPALVDINTATKDQLKAIPGIGDAYSDKIIKGRPYSNKSQLLSKGILPKATYDKVSGMIIAKKM; encoded by the coding sequence GTGAAAACTCTTCGCACTCTTCTGTCCCTTGCCGCCTTGTCCTGCACGCTGATGGCCTCGCATCCGCTCGTGGCGGCGCAGCCCTCGGCTCCGTTCGCGGCAGCCCCCATGCCAGCGCTGGTTGACATCAACACCGCCACGAAAGATCAGCTCAAGGCGATTCCGGGAATCGGCGACGCGTACTCGGACAAGATCATCAAAGGGCGCCCGTACTCGAACAAGTCGCAGCTTCTGAGCAAGGGCATTCTGCCCAAGGCCACCTACGACAAAGTGTCCGGCATGATCATTGCGAAGAAGATGTAG